One Streptomyces sp. P9-A2 DNA window includes the following coding sequences:
- a CDS encoding DNA polymerase IV — MRSAPTVLHLDMDAFFASVEQASKPSLRGKAVVVGGLGPRGVVATASYEARVFGVRSALPMTQARRLAPNAAYLVPRFALYRSISDQVMELLRALSPLVEPLSLDEAFVDLEAGGVARDERSARLAGAKLRADIRAVTGLTGSVGLAASKMLAKIASEQAKPDGLVLIEPGTERALLAPLSVRTLPGVGPATGDHLRRAGIHTVGDLAEAGEDELVRLLGKAHGHALHAMSLARDERSVVAERETKSVSVEDTYDVDIHDRVRVGVEVQRLADRCVRRLRAAGLSGRTIVLKVRRYDFSTLTRSETLRGPTDDPVVVREAATRLLDSVDTTGGVRLLGVGVSGLADYTQEDLFAQAAEERDRELLGAEAAEAAVPAEERQQPGAERRWPAGHDVRHSEYGHGWVQGSGLGRVTVRFETPGSAPGRVRTFRTDDRALQPADPLPLVERRPGGGRGSADGPSGENGRDDGSGQGGEGIQADGDGRSTQDGRGSRAGAGAVAGGAGLRASGE; from the coding sequence GTGAGATCCGCGCCGACAGTCCTGCATCTCGACATGGATGCCTTCTTCGCCTCGGTGGAGCAGGCGTCCAAGCCGAGCCTGCGCGGGAAGGCCGTGGTCGTGGGCGGGCTCGGGCCGCGCGGTGTGGTCGCCACCGCCTCGTACGAGGCCCGGGTCTTCGGTGTCCGTTCAGCGCTGCCCATGACGCAGGCGCGGCGGCTCGCGCCGAACGCGGCGTATCTCGTGCCCCGCTTCGCGCTGTACCGGTCGATCAGCGACCAGGTGATGGAGCTGCTGCGGGCGCTGTCGCCACTGGTGGAGCCGTTGAGCCTGGACGAGGCGTTCGTGGATCTGGAGGCCGGAGGGGTGGCCCGGGACGAGCGGTCCGCCCGGCTGGCCGGCGCGAAGCTGCGCGCGGACATACGGGCGGTCACGGGGCTCACCGGATCGGTGGGGCTGGCTGCCTCCAAGATGCTGGCGAAGATCGCCTCGGAGCAGGCCAAGCCGGACGGGCTGGTGCTGATCGAGCCGGGGACCGAGCGGGCCCTGCTGGCGCCCCTGTCGGTCCGGACACTGCCGGGTGTCGGGCCGGCCACCGGCGACCACCTGCGGCGGGCAGGCATCCACACGGTCGGGGACCTCGCCGAGGCAGGGGAGGACGAGCTGGTACGTCTGCTCGGCAAAGCACACGGACACGCCCTGCACGCCATGTCCCTGGCGAGGGACGAGCGGTCCGTGGTGGCCGAGCGGGAGACGAAGTCGGTGTCGGTCGAGGACACCTACGACGTGGACATCCACGACCGGGTGCGGGTCGGGGTGGAGGTACAGCGCCTCGCCGACCGCTGCGTGCGCCGGCTGAGAGCGGCGGGGCTGTCGGGACGGACCATCGTGCTGAAGGTGCGGCGGTACGACTTCTCGACACTCACCCGCTCCGAGACCCTGCGAGGTCCCACGGACGATCCGGTGGTGGTGCGTGAGGCGGCGACGCGGCTGCTGGACTCGGTCGACACGACGGGCGGCGTGCGGCTGCTGGGTGTGGGGGTCAGCGGGCTCGCCGACTACACGCAGGAGGATCTGTTCGCGCAGGCGGCGGAGGAGCGGGACAGGGAACTGCTGGGCGCGGAAGCGGCGGAGGCGGCAGTGCCCGCGGAGGAACGGCAACAACCGGGCGCCGAGCGGCGCTGGCCGGCCGGGCACGATGTAAGGCACAGCGAGTACGGCCACGGATGGGTCCAGGGCAGCGGCCTCGGGCGGGTCACCGTGCGATTCGAGACGCCCGGATCGGCACCGGGGCGGGTGAGGACCTTCCGGACCGACGACCGGGCCCTGCAGCCCGCGGATCCGCTGCCGTTGGTGGAGCGAAGGCCTGGGGGTGGCAGGGGGAGCGCGGACGGCCCGAGCGGTGAGAACGGTCGGGACGACGGTAGCGGTCAGGGCGGGGAGGGCATCCAGGCCGACGGCGACGGCCGGAGCACCCAGGACGGCCGGGGTTCGAGGGCCGGTGCGGGGGCGGTGGCCGGTGGTGCGGGCCTGAGGGCTTCGGGCGAATGA
- a CDS encoding bifunctional nuclease family protein, with protein MNELDVVGVRVEMPSNQPIVLLREVGGDRYLPIWIGPGEATAIAFAQQGMAPARPLTHDLFKDVLEAVGQELTEVRITDLREGVFYAELVFASGVEVSARPSDAIALALRTGTPIYGSDTVLDDAGIAIPDEQEDEVEKFREFLDQISPEDFGSSSQ; from the coding sequence GTGAACGAGCTCGATGTCGTAGGTGTCCGGGTCGAAATGCCCTCGAACCAACCGATCGTGCTGCTGCGTGAAGTGGGAGGCGACCGGTACCTCCCCATCTGGATCGGCCCGGGGGAGGCGACGGCCATCGCCTTCGCCCAGCAGGGCATGGCTCCCGCGCGCCCGCTGACCCACGACCTCTTCAAGGATGTACTGGAAGCCGTCGGCCAGGAGCTCACGGAAGTGCGCATCACAGACCTGCGCGAGGGTGTCTTCTACGCGGAGCTGGTCTTCGCCAGCGGTGTCGAGGTGAGCGCCCGGCCGTCCGACGCGATAGCGCTGGCGCTGCGCACGGGTACGCCGATCTACGGCAGCGACACGGTGCTCGACGACGCCGGGATCGCCATCCCGGACGAGCAGGAGGACGAGGTGGAGAAGTTCCGCGAGTTCCTCGACCAGATCTCGCCGGAGGATTTCGGCTCCAGCAGCCAGTGA
- a CDS encoding TOBE domain-containing protein: MQSYTIGQAARLLGVSPDTARRWADAGRVTTHRDEGGRRLIDGRDLAAFSVDLAKAGTAEEGTPYTSARNAFPGIVTAIKLGDVAAQVEIQAGPHRLVSLLTREAVEELGLEVGMEATARVKSTNVHIDRV; encoded by the coding sequence ATGCAGTCCTACACGATCGGCCAGGCGGCGCGGCTGCTCGGCGTCAGCCCGGACACCGCCCGCCGTTGGGCGGACGCCGGCCGGGTCACCACCCACCGCGACGAAGGCGGACGGCGACTCATCGACGGGCGGGATCTGGCCGCGTTCTCGGTGGACCTCGCGAAGGCCGGCACGGCCGAGGAGGGCACTCCGTACACCTCGGCGCGCAACGCCTTTCCCGGCATCGTCACCGCGATCAAGCTCGGCGACGTGGCCGCCCAGGTCGAGATCCAGGCAGGCCCGCACCGATTGGTCTCGCTGCTGACCCGCGAGGCCGTCGAGGAGCTCGGGCTGGAGGTCGGCATGGAGGCCACGGCCCGGGTGAAGTCGACAAACGTCCATATCGACCGCGTCTGA
- the gcvP gene encoding aminomethyl-transferring glycine dehydrogenase: MTAHRIPLSELEQGTPFEQRHIGPDHEARAKMLAQVGYGSLDELTAAAVPDVIKNADALDLPGARTEPEVLAELQSLADRNEVLGSMIGLGYYGTFTPPVILRNVMENPAWYTAYTPYQPEISQGRLEALLNFQTMVAELTGLPTSGASLLDEGTAAAEAMALSRRMGKNKKGMFLVDADALPQTVAVIRTRAEPAGVEVVVADLSEGIPAEVAEREINGVLIQYPGASGAVRDIKPVIDRAHELGALVTVAADLLALTLLTSPGELGADIAVGTTQRFGVPMGFGGPHAGYMAVQEKMARSLPGRLVGVSVDADGHQAYRLALQTREQHIRREKATSNICTAQVLLAVMAGMYAVYHGPEGLRTIAWRTHRYATVLAEGLRAGGVEIVHGSYFDTLTVRVPGRGAEVVATARDNGVNLLLVDADHVSIACDETTTRDRLTAVWSAFGVGGDVESLDAAARNALPDALLRTDEYLTHPVFHQHRSETAMLRYLRRLADRDYALDRGMIPLGSCTMKLNATAEMEPITWPEFGQLHPFVPAGQAQGYLALIHELEDRLAEVTGYDKVSLQPNAGSQGELAGLLAVRGYHRANGDEQRTVCLIPSSAHGTNAASAVMAGMKVVVVKTAEDGEVDIDDLRAKIERYREELSVLMITYPSTHGVFEEHVADICAAVHEAGGQVYVDGANLNALVGLAKPGHFGGDVSHLNLHKTFCIPHGGGGPGVGPVGVRAHLAPYLPNHPLQPEAGPETGIGPISAAPWGSAGILPISWAYVRLMGGEGLKRATQVAVLSANYIAKRLEPHYPVLYTGPGGLVAHECIIDLRPLTKATGVSVDDVAKRLIDYGFHAPTMSFPVAGTLMIEPTESEDLAELDRFCETMIAIRAEIEKVGSGEWPAEDNPLRNAPHTAAALGGEWEHAYSRQEAVFPTGVSAADKYWPPVRRVDQAFGDRNLVCSCPPLEAYED, translated from the coding sequence ATGACCGCCCATCGCATTCCCCTCTCCGAGCTCGAACAGGGAACGCCCTTCGAGCAGCGTCACATCGGCCCCGACCACGAGGCCCGGGCCAAGATGCTCGCGCAGGTCGGCTACGGCTCGCTCGATGAGCTGACGGCCGCCGCCGTCCCGGATGTGATCAAGAACGCCGACGCGCTGGACCTGCCGGGTGCCCGGACCGAGCCCGAGGTGCTGGCCGAGCTGCAGTCGCTGGCCGACCGCAACGAGGTGCTCGGCTCCATGATCGGGCTGGGGTACTACGGCACCTTCACGCCGCCCGTCATCCTGCGCAACGTCATGGAGAACCCCGCCTGGTACACGGCCTACACGCCGTACCAGCCCGAGATCTCGCAGGGGCGGCTCGAGGCGCTGCTGAACTTCCAGACCATGGTCGCCGAGCTCACCGGCCTCCCGACCTCCGGTGCCTCCCTGCTCGACGAGGGCACCGCGGCCGCCGAGGCGATGGCGCTGTCGCGGCGTATGGGCAAGAACAAGAAGGGCATGTTCCTGGTCGACGCGGACGCGCTGCCGCAGACCGTCGCCGTCATCCGGACCCGGGCCGAGCCGGCCGGCGTCGAGGTCGTCGTCGCCGACCTGAGCGAGGGCATCCCCGCCGAGGTCGCCGAGCGTGAGATCAACGGCGTGCTGATCCAGTACCCGGGTGCCTCCGGTGCCGTACGCGACATCAAGCCGGTGATCGACCGGGCGCACGAACTGGGTGCGCTGGTCACCGTCGCCGCCGATCTGCTCGCCCTCACGCTGCTGACGTCCCCCGGCGAACTCGGCGCGGACATCGCGGTCGGCACGACGCAGCGCTTCGGCGTGCCGATGGGCTTCGGCGGACCGCACGCCGGATACATGGCCGTACAGGAGAAGATGGCGCGCAGCCTGCCCGGACGGCTCGTCGGCGTCTCCGTCGACGCGGACGGGCACCAGGCCTACCGGCTCGCGCTCCAGACCCGCGAGCAGCACATCCGCCGCGAGAAGGCCACCAGCAATATCTGTACCGCCCAGGTACTGCTCGCCGTCATGGCGGGTATGTACGCCGTGTACCACGGCCCCGAAGGGCTGAGGACCATCGCGTGGCGCACCCACCGCTACGCGACCGTCCTCGCCGAAGGGCTCCGGGCCGGGGGCGTGGAGATCGTCCACGGTTCCTACTTCGACACGCTGACCGTACGGGTCCCGGGGCGGGGCGCCGAGGTCGTCGCCACCGCGCGGGACAACGGCGTCAACCTGCTCCTCGTCGACGCCGACCACGTCTCGATCGCCTGCGACGAGACGACCACGCGCGACCGGCTCACCGCCGTGTGGAGCGCCTTCGGTGTCGGGGGAGACGTCGAATCCCTGGACGCGGCCGCGCGGAACGCCCTCCCGGACGCCCTGCTGCGCACCGACGAGTACCTGACGCACCCCGTCTTCCACCAGCACCGCTCCGAGACCGCGATGCTGCGCTACCTGCGCAGGCTCGCCGACCGCGACTACGCGCTGGACCGCGGCATGATCCCGCTGGGCTCCTGCACCATGAAGCTCAACGCGACCGCGGAAATGGAGCCCATCACCTGGCCCGAGTTCGGGCAGCTGCATCCCTTCGTGCCGGCCGGGCAGGCCCAGGGCTACCTCGCGCTCATCCACGAACTGGAGGACCGGCTCGCGGAGGTCACCGGCTACGACAAGGTGAGCCTCCAGCCCAACGCGGGCTCCCAGGGCGAACTGGCCGGACTGCTCGCCGTCCGCGGCTACCACCGGGCCAACGGCGACGAGCAGCGCACCGTCTGCCTCATCCCGTCCTCCGCGCACGGCACCAACGCCGCCAGCGCCGTCATGGCCGGCATGAAGGTCGTCGTCGTGAAGACCGCCGAGGACGGCGAGGTCGACATAGACGACCTGCGCGCGAAGATCGAGCGGTACCGCGAAGAGCTGTCGGTGCTGATGATCACGTACCCCTCGACGCACGGTGTGTTCGAGGAGCACGTCGCCGACATCTGCGCGGCCGTGCACGAGGCCGGCGGCCAGGTCTACGTGGACGGCGCGAACCTCAACGCGCTGGTCGGGCTGGCCAAGCCCGGACACTTCGGCGGGGACGTCTCGCACCTGAACCTGCACAAGACCTTCTGCATCCCGCACGGGGGCGGCGGTCCGGGTGTCGGCCCGGTCGGCGTGCGGGCGCACCTGGCGCCGTACCTGCCGAACCACCCGCTGCAGCCCGAGGCCGGGCCGGAGACCGGGATCGGGCCCATCTCGGCGGCTCCGTGGGGCTCGGCGGGGATCCTGCCCATCTCGTGGGCGTACGTCCGGCTGATGGGCGGCGAAGGGCTCAAGCGGGCCACTCAGGTGGCGGTACTCAGCGCCAACTACATCGCCAAGCGCCTCGAACCGCACTACCCGGTGCTGTACACCGGTCCCGGCGGGCTGGTCGCGCACGAGTGCATCATCGACCTGCGCCCCTTGACCAAGGCGACCGGTGTGAGTGTGGACGACGTGGCCAAGCGGCTGATCGATTACGGCTTCCACGCGCCCACGATGTCGTTCCCGGTGGCCGGGACGCTGATGATCGAGCCGACCGAGTCCGAGGACCTGGCTGAACTCGACCGGTTCTGCGAGACGATGATCGCGATTCGCGCGGAGATCGAGAAGGTCGGCTCCGGTGAGTGGCCCGCGGAGGACAACCCTCTGCGCAACGCCCCACACACCGCCGCCGCGCTCGGTGGGGAGTGGGAGCACGCGTACAGCCGTCAGGAAGCCGTCTTCCCGACCGGCGTGAGCGCCGCCGACAAGTACTGGCCGCCGGTGCGCCGCGTCGACCAGGCCTTCGGTGACCGCAACCTGGTGTGCTCCTGCCCCCCGCTGGAGGCGTACGAGGACTGA
- a CDS encoding DUF5999 family protein gives MCQHQSPCSAADSADRESARLVAHHPEQGWSLLCNGVVLFEDTGELLPDGRCIAPQRSRGTIQAMTTA, from the coding sequence ATGTGCCAGCACCAGTCACCCTGCTCCGCAGCCGATTCCGCCGACCGGGAGTCCGCCCGTCTGGTGGCGCACCACCCGGAGCAGGGTTGGAGCCTGCTGTGCAACGGTGTCGTGCTCTTCGAGGACACCGGTGAACTCCTGCCCGATGGCAGGTGCATCGCCCCGCAGCGTTCCCGGGGCACCATCCAGGCGATGACCACCGCCTAG
- a CDS encoding glutamate--cysteine ligase translates to MGEKVVAGGFELSDRQRYRDKLRRCLTGLERLLAEKRFDRPRNLMGLEIELNLTGADGMPKMLNGQVLERIASRDFQTELAMFNLEVNIAPHRLDGRVFDRLAEELRTSLAYADRKAAEVDAGILMIGILPTLDRDDLVSSNLSAVDRYTLLNEQIVAARGEDFSLDIEGVERLSCTSKSIAPEAACTSVQLHLQVTPARFADVWNAAQAVAAAQIAVGANSPFLFGRELWRESRPPLFQQSTDTRPPELQAQGVRPRTWFGERWVGSAFDLFEENLRYYPALLPICDDEDPLDVLDRGGTPSLAELVLHNGTVYRWNRPVYDVADGVPHLRVENRVLPAGPTVVDVVANAAFYYGLVRALAEDSRPVWTRLPFEAAAANFDAACRHGIDARFTWPRRGRYGGTAEVDAITLVRDELLPLAEAGLDAWGIEPADRDLYLGVIEERCRRRQNGASWQAATFHRALDGGLSREAALAATTRRYRELMLRGDPVHAWPVGLPEPVPTTG, encoded by the coding sequence ATGGGGGAGAAGGTCGTGGCAGGCGGGTTCGAACTGTCCGATCGCCAGCGCTACCGCGACAAGCTCCGCAGGTGTCTGACGGGTTTGGAGCGACTTCTGGCGGAGAAGCGGTTCGACCGGCCCAGGAACCTCATGGGGCTGGAGATCGAATTGAATCTCACGGGCGCCGACGGGATGCCCAAAATGTTGAATGGGCAAGTCCTCGAGCGGATTGCGAGCCGCGACTTCCAAACAGAACTCGCCATGTTCAACCTGGAAGTCAACATAGCTCCACACCGTTTGGACGGCCGGGTATTCGACCGGCTCGCCGAGGAACTGCGCACCTCCCTTGCGTACGCGGACCGGAAAGCCGCCGAGGTGGACGCCGGAATCTTGATGATCGGGATTCTGCCGACGCTGGACCGCGACGACCTGGTCTCCTCGAATCTCTCTGCCGTCGACCGCTACACCCTGCTCAACGAGCAGATCGTGGCCGCTCGCGGGGAGGACTTCAGTCTCGACATCGAGGGTGTGGAACGCCTCAGTTGTACCTCCAAGTCCATCGCGCCGGAGGCTGCCTGCACCTCGGTGCAACTGCATCTCCAGGTCACCCCGGCCCGCTTCGCCGACGTGTGGAACGCGGCCCAGGCGGTCGCCGCCGCTCAGATCGCCGTCGGCGCCAACTCTCCCTTCCTGTTCGGCCGTGAACTGTGGCGCGAGTCCAGGCCGCCCCTGTTCCAGCAGTCCACCGATACCCGTCCGCCCGAGCTCCAGGCGCAGGGAGTGCGGCCGCGCACCTGGTTCGGCGAGCGCTGGGTCGGCTCGGCGTTCGACCTCTTCGAGGAGAATCTGCGCTACTACCCCGCACTCCTGCCGATCTGCGACGACGAGGACCCGCTCGACGTGCTGGACCGGGGCGGCACCCCCTCGCTCGCGGAACTCGTCCTGCACAACGGCACGGTCTACCGCTGGAACCGCCCGGTCTACGACGTCGCCGACGGCGTACCCCACCTACGGGTGGAGAACCGGGTTCTGCCCGCCGGGCCCACCGTCGTCGACGTGGTCGCCAACGCGGCGTTCTACTACGGCCTTGTCCGTGCCCTCGCGGAGGACAGCCGCCCCGTGTGGACCAGGCTGCCCTTCGAGGCCGCCGCCGCCAACTTCGACGCCGCCTGCAGGCACGGCATCGACGCCCGCTTCACCTGGCCCCGGCGTGGGCGCTACGGGGGGACGGCCGAGGTGGACGCGATCACCCTCGTACGCGACGAACTGCTGCCGCTGGCCGAGGCGGGACTGGACGCGTGGGGCATCGAACCCGCGGACCGGGACCTGTACCTCGGCGTGATCGAGGAGCGCTGCCGACGCCGGCAGAACGGCGCGAGCTGGCAGGCCGCGACCTTCCACCGGGCGCTGGACGGAGGCCTGTCCCGGGAGGCCGCACTGGCAGCCACCACCCGGCGCTACCGTGAGCTGATGCTGCGGGGCGATCCGGTGCACGCCTGGCCCGTCGGGCTGCCGGAGCCGGTACCCACGACGGGCTGA
- a CDS encoding PRC-barrel domain-containing protein: MQTDIDPRNLIGRKAFDRNGNRIGTIDEVYLDDATGVPEWAAIRTGLFSRDAFVPLEPSELIDGGLHIPFERALIKDAPDFGVGRHLSPEQELQLYHHYGLDTAAPLPLPDHDFGRLAGRDDSA, encoded by the coding sequence GTGCAGACCGACATCGATCCGCGCAACCTGATCGGCCGCAAGGCGTTCGACCGCAATGGCAACCGGATCGGCACGATCGACGAGGTCTATCTCGACGACGCCACCGGCGTGCCGGAGTGGGCGGCGATACGCACCGGCCTGTTCAGCAGGGATGCCTTCGTCCCCCTGGAGCCGAGCGAGCTGATCGACGGCGGCCTCCACATCCCCTTCGAACGCGCCCTGATCAAGGACGCTCCCGACTTCGGGGTGGGCCGCCATCTCTCCCCGGAGCAGGAACTCCAGCTCTACCACCACTACGGCTTGGACACAGCCGCCCCTCTCCCGCTCCCGGACCACGACTTCGGCAGGCTCGCCGGCAGGGACGACTCCGCCTGA
- a CDS encoding MerR family transcriptional regulator: MRSTGDGTAGGAPGHGLGVSGLYPPPGSQFRASGAYAHHGSVADPAPQRPAAVPSGGGAATSMVSEEIGYRGPTACAAAGITYRQLDYWARTGLVEPSVRPAHGSGTQRLYSFRDVVVLKIVKRFLDTGVSLQNIRTTVQHLREGGFRDLERMTLMSDGATVYECVTPDEVHALLQGGQGIFGIAVGVVWRDIENALSQLHGERIDTGETLIGPNPADELARRRNRAV; encoded by the coding sequence GTGAGAAGCACCGGCGACGGTACGGCTGGGGGTGCCCCCGGACATGGTCTCGGGGTGAGCGGTCTGTACCCTCCCCCAGGCTCTCAGTTCCGCGCGAGCGGGGCGTATGCCCATCACGGCAGTGTGGCCGATCCTGCTCCGCAGCGACCGGCGGCCGTGCCGAGCGGCGGAGGGGCGGCGACGTCCATGGTGTCCGAGGAGATCGGCTACCGCGGCCCGACGGCCTGCGCGGCCGCCGGTATCACCTACCGGCAACTGGACTACTGGGCTCGCACGGGACTGGTCGAGCCGAGTGTGCGACCGGCCCATGGCTCGGGGACCCAGCGGCTGTACAGCTTCCGGGACGTCGTCGTCCTGAAGATCGTCAAGCGGTTCCTGGACACCGGTGTCTCGCTGCAGAACATCCGTACCACCGTCCAGCACCTGCGGGAGGGGGGGTTCCGCGATCTGGAGCGCATGACGCTGATGAGCGACGGCGCCACGGTCTACGAGTGCGTCACGCCGGACGAGGTCCATGCCCTGCTCCAGGGCGGCCAGGGGATCTTCGGGATCGCCGTGGGCGTGGTGTGGAGGGACATCGAGAACGCGCTGTCGCAATTGCACGGGGAACGCATCGACACCGGGGAGACACTGATCGGCCCCAACCCGGCGGATGAGCTGGCGAGGCGGCGCAACCGCGCCGTCTGA